The following proteins are encoded in a genomic region of Glycine max cultivar Williams 82 chromosome 18, Glycine_max_v4.0, whole genome shotgun sequence:
- the LOC113000114 gene encoding transcription factor bHLH140, translating to MECISNPTPCEGSSSSSKHSNKSNKEKKGVRKSNKGGGGGGVRLSTDPQSVAARERRHRISDRFKILQSMVPGGSKMDTVSMLEGAIHYVKFLKTQILLHQALIDFVDVDHHESPLFLPSEYNNFPDEHSISLQQNPSSSVSVHSHHNQQSLPQLPLAQCYFQGEEDFNTFDAMPL from the coding sequence ATGGAGTGCATCAGTAACCCTACCCCTTGTGAAGGGTCATCATCATCTTCCAAGCACTCCAACAAGAGCAATAAGGAGAAAAAGGGTGTGAGGAAAAGCAACAaaggtggaggaggaggaggagtgagGCTTTCCACTGATCCACAAAGCGTGGCAGCAAGGGAAAGAAGGCACAGAATCAGTGACAGGTTCAAGATCCTTCAGAGCATGGTCCCTGGTGGGAGCAAGATGGACACGGTTTCCATGTTGGAGGGTGCCATTCACTACGTCAAATTCCTCAAGACACAGATTTTGCTCCACCAAGCGTTGATAGACTTTGTAGATGTTGATCATCATGAGTCTCCACTGTTCCTCCCCTCAGAGTATAATAATTTCCCTGATGAACACTCCATTTCCCTTCAACAAAACCCTTCTTCATCAGTTTCGGTGCATTCTCATCATAATCAGCAGAGTTTACCACAGTTACCACTGGCACAGTGCTACTTCCAAGGTGAAGAAGATTTCAACACCTTTGATGCCATGCCACTATGA